A genomic region of Drosophila kikkawai strain 14028-0561.14 chromosome X, DkikHiC1v2, whole genome shotgun sequence contains the following coding sequences:
- the spri gene encoding protein sprint isoform X5: MSWFRKSSLALSASRPHSPPNDSPPDSPLPLDMSKSLSSLDEQRIERLEPEEFFHDPDHVRHYREEAQFLSIMSEWEIIEHPPQTNYFSADFEEELLQQRTQLPTTVLQEDPDESVKEQLQEEYEPEEKTKIQLRAKPQRKRKFLELLFVDNIQTGLVLPSERAPSSPNSAVLCKKSRKSAVSSSLSSLGSTCTAPAAVGGAAATCPQQVIKDCRIDRKQLKTEALAGSIMGAIGKCPAGEESLSLLASTEPDKCHPGELNTCDHYDIKQFFHLDEQGNILLNMTHIVECQALGLCLQAQSRRLYRRYRRGCECADEDFCRSRGCCYALRRLLRLLCELLAGHPRNKMNIQSSGPGDSLRAYTLQLAQDPNSTFARNIENFICCTKESREAAPQVVMRNMRQFMSGMKNYLVKHGEGKFHAELESARSRLKADEFLNLDSMLETVMHQLVVLPLREHLYGIFVDHYQRSEDIQLLAQNVRYACDREAADFGIRPTVTPPSHAALRLISNLLLRLQEAELPLDKLELFLCVISTVFDATGCPRGQQLGADDFLPVLVYVVAKCGFVGAEIEAEFMWGLLQPTLLNGEPGYYLTALCSAVQVLKTFMASEGESGNGSLDWRSSCLPACSSVLRVIIPDECNGSLQTRTLPVRPHTTTREVCRIIAHKARITNPQDYALFKLVDGEETLLTDAECPQDARLAAKGKHCMLAYKRIDAKIAWPTAQPASH, from the exons ATGAGTTGGTTCAGAAAATCGTCGCTTGCACTGTCCGCGAGCCGCCCGCATTCACCGCCCAACGATTCCCCGCCGGATTCACCCCTGCCCTTGGACATGTCCAAATCATTGAGCAGCCTGGACGAACAGAGGATTGAGAGACTGGAACCAGAGGAGTTTTTTCATGATCCGGATCATGTGAGGCATTATCGCGAAGAGGCGCAATTTCTGAGCATCATGTCCGAGTGGGAGATCATCGAGCATCCGCCGCAGACCAACTATTTCTCGGCGGATTTTGAGGAAGAGCTGCTGCAGCAAAGAACACAATTACCCACCACGGTTCTTCAGGAAGATCCTGATGAAAGTGTAAAAGAGCAATTGCAGGAGGAATATGAACCGGAAGAGAAGACCAAGATTCAGTTGAGGGCAAAGCCTCAGCGTAAACGCAAGTTCCTGGAACTCCTATTCGTGGACAACATACAAACGGGCCTGGTACTGCCCAGTGAGCGGGCACCATCCTCACCCAATTCGGCTGTGCTGTGCAAGAAATCAAGAAAGTCTGCGGTGAGCAGTAGCCTGTCCAGCTTGGGTTCCACCTGTACGGCACCAGCAGCAGtaggaggagcagctgccaCCTGTCCCCAACAGGTGATCAAAGACTGTCGCATCGATCGAAAACAATTAAAGACTGAGGCCCTGGCTGGGTCCATAATGGGGGCCATTGGCAAGTGTCCTGCCGGGGAGGAATCCCTATCCTTGCTGGCCAGCACTGAGCCGGACAAGTGCCATCCTGGTGAGCTAAACACCTGTGATCACTATGACATCAAACAGTTCTTTCACCTGGACGAACAGGGCAACATTCTGCTGAACATGACGCATATCGTGGAGTGCCAGGCTTTGGGTTTGTGTCTCCAGGCCCAGAGTCGTCGTCTCTATCGACGCTATCGACGTGGCTGTGAGTGCGCCGATGAGGACTTTTGCCGGAGTCGCGGCTGCTGTTATGCCTTGCGCCGTCTGCTTCGATTGCTGTGTGAATTATTAGCTG GTCACCCCCGCAACAAGATGAATATCCAAAGCAGCGGCCCCGGCGACTCCCTGCGCGCCTACACCCTCCAGCTGGCCCAGGATCCCAACTCTACGTTTGCCCGCAACATCGAAAACTTTATCTGCTGCACCAAGGAATCCCGCGAGGCGGCACCCCAGGTGGTCATGCGCAATATGCGCCAGTTTATGAGCGGCATGAAGAACTATCTGGTGAAGCATGGCGAGGGCAAGTTCCATGCCGAACTCGAGTCGGCCAGGTCACGGCTCAAGGCGGACGAGTTCCTCAATCTGGACAGCATGCTGGAGACGGTGATGCAtcagctggtggtgctgccgCTGCGCGAACATCTCTATGGCATCTTTGTGGATCACTATCAGCGCAGCGAGGACATTCAGCTGTTGGCCCAAAATGTACGCTATGCCTGCGACCGGGAGGCAGCCGACTTTGGCATACGCCCGACGGTAACCCCGCCCTCCCATGCCGCCCTGCGTTTGATCTCCAATCTGCTGTTGCGCCTGCAAGAGGCCGAACTGCCGCTGGACAAGCTGGAGCTATTCCTGTGCGTCATCTCGACGGTGTTCGATGCCACCGGCTGTCCGCGTGGCCAGCAACTGGGCGCCGATGATTTCCTGCCCGTCCTGGTCTATGTGGTGGCCAAGTGTGGCTTTGTTGGTGCCGAAATCGAGGCGGAGTTCATGTGGGGCCTGCTGCAGCCGACGCTGCTGAACGGAGAGCCGGGCTACTACCTCACCGCCCTCTGCAGTGCCGTTCAGGTGCTGAAGACGTTTATGGCCTCGGAGGGGGAGAGCGGCAATGGATCCCTGGAT TGGCGCTCCAGCTGCCTGCCCGCCTGCTCCAGTGTGCTGCGCGTCATCATACCCGACGAGTGCAATGGATCCCTGCAGACGCGGACGCTGCCTGTGCGGCCGCACACTACCACAAGGGAGGTGTGCCGGATTATAGCGCACAAGGCGCGTATCACAAATCCCCAGGACTATGCACTCTTTAAGCTTGTGGATGGCGAGGAGACGCTGCTAACGGATGCCGAGTGTCCGCAGGATGCCCGTTTGGCCGCCAAGGGGAAGCATTGCATGCTGGCGTACAAGCGGATCGATGCAAAGATTGCCTGGCCCACAGCACAACCAGCGAGTCACTGA
- the spri gene encoding protein sprint isoform X6, whose protein sequence is MTHIVECQALGLCLQAQSRRLYRRYRRGCECADEDFCRSRGCCYALRRLLRLLCELLAGHPRNKMNIQSSGPGDSLRAYTLQLAQDPNSTFARNIENFICCTKESREAAPQVVMRNMRQFMSGMKNYLVKHGEGKFHAELESARSRLKADEFLNLDSMLETVMHQLVVLPLREHLYGIFVDHYQRSEDIQLLAQNVRYACDREAADFGIRPTVTPPSHAALRLISNLLLRLQEAELPLDKLELFLCVISTVFDATGCPRGQQLGADDFLPVLVYVVAKCGFVGAEIEAEFMWGLLQPTLLNGEPGYYLTALCSAVQVLKTFMASEGESGNGSLDWRSSCLPACSSVLRVIIPDECNGSLQTRTLPVRPHTTTREVCRIIAHKARITNPQDYALFKLVDGEETLLTDAECPQDARLAAKGKHCMLAYKRIDAKIAWPTAQPASH, encoded by the exons ATGACGCATATCGTGGAGTGCCAGGCTTTGGGTTTGTGTCTCCAGGCCCAGAGTCGTCGTCTCTATCGACGCTATCGACGTGGCTGTGAGTGCGCCGATGAGGACTTTTGCCGGAGTCGCGGCTGCTGTTATGCCTTGCGCCGTCTGCTTCGATTGCTGTGTGAATTATTAGCTG GTCACCCCCGCAACAAGATGAATATCCAAAGCAGCGGCCCCGGCGACTCCCTGCGCGCCTACACCCTCCAGCTGGCCCAGGATCCCAACTCTACGTTTGCCCGCAACATCGAAAACTTTATCTGCTGCACCAAGGAATCCCGCGAGGCGGCACCCCAGGTGGTCATGCGCAATATGCGCCAGTTTATGAGCGGCATGAAGAACTATCTGGTGAAGCATGGCGAGGGCAAGTTCCATGCCGAACTCGAGTCGGCCAGGTCACGGCTCAAGGCGGACGAGTTCCTCAATCTGGACAGCATGCTGGAGACGGTGATGCAtcagctggtggtgctgccgCTGCGCGAACATCTCTATGGCATCTTTGTGGATCACTATCAGCGCAGCGAGGACATTCAGCTGTTGGCCCAAAATGTACGCTATGCCTGCGACCGGGAGGCAGCCGACTTTGGCATACGCCCGACGGTAACCCCGCCCTCCCATGCCGCCCTGCGTTTGATCTCCAATCTGCTGTTGCGCCTGCAAGAGGCCGAACTGCCGCTGGACAAGCTGGAGCTATTCCTGTGCGTCATCTCGACGGTGTTCGATGCCACCGGCTGTCCGCGTGGCCAGCAACTGGGCGCCGATGATTTCCTGCCCGTCCTGGTCTATGTGGTGGCCAAGTGTGGCTTTGTTGGTGCCGAAATCGAGGCGGAGTTCATGTGGGGCCTGCTGCAGCCGACGCTGCTGAACGGAGAGCCGGGCTACTACCTCACCGCCCTCTGCAGTGCCGTTCAGGTGCTGAAGACGTTTATGGCCTCGGAGGGGGAGAGCGGCAATGGATCCCTGGAT TGGCGCTCCAGCTGCCTGCCCGCCTGCTCCAGTGTGCTGCGCGTCATCATACCCGACGAGTGCAATGGATCCCTGCAGACGCGGACGCTGCCTGTGCGGCCGCACACTACCACAAGGGAGGTGTGCCGGATTATAGCGCACAAGGCGCGTATCACAAATCCCCAGGACTATGCACTCTTTAAGCTTGTGGATGGCGAGGAGACGCTGCTAACGGATGCCGAGTGTCCGCAGGATGCCCGTTTGGCCGCCAAGGGGAAGCATTGCATGCTGGCGTACAAGCGGATCGATGCAAAGATTGCCTGGCCCACAGCACAACCAGCGAGTCACTGA